A single genomic interval of Zingiber officinale cultivar Zhangliang chromosome 4A, Zo_v1.1, whole genome shotgun sequence harbors:
- the LOC121971981 gene encoding 4-coumarate--CoA ligase-like 7 has product MEKRNALPFSPSSSLRLRSSGFHAPSRTFHSLRPSVPLPPVDRRLNVAAYAISLLPSPLPANPALIDAATGDTVSFPELLSQIRSLAAALRSRAGIARGHCVFVLAPMRLDIPPLYLALLSVGAVVSAGNPASTPREIAHFISLTNPRVAFATSETAAKLPAGLAAIILDSPRFRSFLDGDGGEAAEEVAQSDVAIVKFSSGTTGMMKAAAASHRNMIAIVAGFHSLRNPAAERRRGGPEATVLGTPLFHGMGYNFFLKGLALGETTVLTGGRARVKEMVQAAERYRVNSLTATPPVVVKMANWSEPLDLVALEHVTCGGGPLPEAAAVRFMKRFPNVELRQVYGSSETGTISLMIDQDECRRLRSVGRLVQNVEAMLVDTTTGERLSVGQTGELWLRSPSIMLGYVGNEDANDATFDSSGWLKTGDLCYFDEDGFLFIVDRLKELIKCGAAPVSPAELEHLLQLLPGIADAAVVPYPDEEVGQVPMAFVVLQPGINLSEEEIMDFIAKQVIPYKKLRKVVFIDSIPKTPTGKIARAELRNHSVFSSMSKP; this is encoded by the exons atggaGAAGAGAAATGCTCTGCCATTTTCGCCTTCCTCCTCCCTCCGCCTGCGCTCCAGCGGCTTCCACGCCCCATCCAGAACCTTCCACAGCCTTCGCCCTTCCGTTCCACTTCCGCCGGTCGACCGCCGCCTCAACGTCGCGGCCTACGCCATCTCCCTCCTCCCTTCCCCGCTCCCCGCCAACCCTGCCCTCATCGACGCCGCCACCGGAGACACCGTCAGCTTCCCCGAGCTGCTCTCACAGATCCGATCCCTCGCCGCCGCACTCCGCTCGCGAGCCGGCATCGCCAGGGGCCACTGCGTCTTCGTCCTCGCCCCGATGCGCCTCGACATTCCCCCGCTCTACCTCGCTCTCCTCTCCGTCGGCGCCGTCGTCTCCGCCGGCAACCCTGCCTCCACCCCGCGCGAGATCGCCCACTTCATTTCCCTCACCAACCCCCGCGTGGCCTTCGCCACCTCCGAAACCGCAGCCAAGCTCCCTGCGGGCCTCGCCGCCATCATCCTCGACTCGCCACGCTTCCGCTCGTTTCTCGACGGCGATGGAGGGGAAGCGGCTGAGGAAGTGGCGCAGTCAGATGTGGCCATCGTGAAATTCTCGTCGGGGACGACGGGGATGATGAAAGCGGCAGCGGCGTCGCATCGGAACATGATCGCGATCGTGGCGGGATTTCACTCCTTACGGAACCCGGCGGCGGAGCGTCGTCGGGGCGGACCAGAAGCGACGGTTCTGGGAACGCCGTTGTTCCATGGGATGGGTTACAACTTTTTCTTAAAAGGATTGGCGCTGGGTGAGACGACCGTGCTGACCGGCGGCAGGGCCAGAGTGAAGGAAATGGTGCAGGCGGCGGAGAGGTACCGGGTGAACTCTCTGACGGCCACGCCGCCCGTGGTGGTAAAGATGGCGAATTGGTCAGAACCGTTGGACCTGGTGGCCCTGGAGCACGTGACCTGCGGCGGCGGACCACTCCCGGAGGCGGCCGCCGTGCGATTCATGAAACGGTTTCCCAATGTTGAGCTCCGTCAG GTTTATGGATCCTCGGAAACTGGAACCATATCATTGATGATAGATCAGGACGAGTGTCGTCGTCTGCGGTCGGTTGGCCGTCTCGTCCAAAACGTTGAAGCTATGCTTGTGGATACTACCACAGGAGAAAGATTGTCAGTCGGGCAGACTGGAGAGCTATGGCTTAGAAGCCCTTCCATCATGCTAG GTTATGTGGGAAATGAAGATGCAAATGATGCCACCTTCGATTCCAGTGGCTGGCTGAAAACAGGTGATCTCTGCTACTTCGACGAAGATGGGTTTCTTTTCATTGTGGATCGGTTGAAGGAGTTGATAAAGTGTGGAGCCGCCCCG GTTTCACCTGCTGAGTTAGAgcatttgcttcaacttcttcccGGCATTGCTGATGCTGCTGTGGTTCC ATATCCTGATGAGGAGGTAGGTCAAGTGCCCATGGCTTTCGTAGTACTACAGCCAGGAATCAACCTCAGTGAAGAAGAAATAATGGATTTCATAGCCAAGCAG GTAATACCATACAAGAAGCTTCGCAAAGTTGTGTTCATTGACTCGATACCCAAAACACCAACTGGAAAGATAGCGAGGGCAGAACTGCGCAACCATTCAGTTTTCAGTTCCATGTCTAAACCATGA
- the LOC121971982 gene encoding flavin mononucleotide hydrolase 1, chloroplatic-like isoform X2 yields the protein MAVVVFRPPSIAPIPKATRVMAAVACSATSLNSVSGLRRHRKLPILLFDVMDTLVRDPFYEDIPAFFQMSMKELLEVKHPTSWVEFEKGLIDEKELARKFFKDGRSFDLEGLKECMVRGYSYLDGIEALLENLKLKSYELHAFTNYPIWYIMIEEKLKLSKYLSWTFCSCKLGKRKPALDFYMEVLDLLGVEPANCIFVDDRLVNIEAAKDAGMIGLHFRNAETLKEDLISLGIELD from the exons ATGGCCGTCGTAGTCTTCCGGCCTCCATCCATCGCCCCGATTCCGAAAGCAACACGGGTCATGGCCGCCGTCGCCTGCTCCGCCACCTCCTTAAATAGCGTTTCTGGGTTGCGGCGACATCGGAAGCTCCCCATTTTGCTGTTCGACGTTATGGACACGCTCGTCCGCGATCCCTTCTACGAGGACATCCCCGCCTTCTTCCA AATGTCTATGAAAGAACTTTTAGAAGTGAAACACCCCACTTCATGGGTAGAGTTTGAGAAGGGATTGATTGATGAG AAGGAGCTTGCTAGGAAATTCTTTAAAGATGGGAGATCTTTTGATTTGGAAG GTCTCAAAGAATGCATGGTAAGAGGATATTCTTATCTTGATGGCATTGAGGCACTGCTCGAAAATTTGAAACTGAAAAGCTATGAATTACATGCGTTTACTAACTATCCAATCTG GTACATAATGATCGAAGAGAAGTTAAAATTGTCAAAGTATTTGTCTTGGACGTTTTGTTCCTGTAAACTTG GAAAACGTAAGCCTGCTTTAGATTTTTATATGGAAGTTCTGGATCTTCTTGGAGTTGAGCCAGCAAACTGTATCTTCGTTGATGACAG GTTGGTAAATATTGAGGCAGCTAAAGATGCAGGGATGATTGGTTTGCATTTCAGAAACGCAGAGACTCTTAAAGAAGATCTGATTTCTTTGGGAATTGAG TTGGATTGA
- the LOC121971982 gene encoding flavin mononucleotide hydrolase 1, chloroplatic-like isoform X1: MAVVVFRPPSIAPIPKATRVMAAVACSATSLNSVSGLRRHRKLPILLFDVMDTLVRDPFYEDIPAFFQMSMKELLEVKHPTSWVEFEKGLIDEKELARKFFKDGRSFDLEGLKECMVRGYSYLDGIEALLENLKLKSYELHAFTNYPIWYIMIEEKLKLSKYLSWTFCSCKLGKRKPALDFYMEVLDLLGVEPANCIFVDDRLVNIEAAKDAGMIGLHFRNAETLKEDLISLGIEVTTSEVA; this comes from the exons ATGGCCGTCGTAGTCTTCCGGCCTCCATCCATCGCCCCGATTCCGAAAGCAACACGGGTCATGGCCGCCGTCGCCTGCTCCGCCACCTCCTTAAATAGCGTTTCTGGGTTGCGGCGACATCGGAAGCTCCCCATTTTGCTGTTCGACGTTATGGACACGCTCGTCCGCGATCCCTTCTACGAGGACATCCCCGCCTTCTTCCA AATGTCTATGAAAGAACTTTTAGAAGTGAAACACCCCACTTCATGGGTAGAGTTTGAGAAGGGATTGATTGATGAG AAGGAGCTTGCTAGGAAATTCTTTAAAGATGGGAGATCTTTTGATTTGGAAG GTCTCAAAGAATGCATGGTAAGAGGATATTCTTATCTTGATGGCATTGAGGCACTGCTCGAAAATTTGAAACTGAAAAGCTATGAATTACATGCGTTTACTAACTATCCAATCTG GTACATAATGATCGAAGAGAAGTTAAAATTGTCAAAGTATTTGTCTTGGACGTTTTGTTCCTGTAAACTTG GAAAACGTAAGCCTGCTTTAGATTTTTATATGGAAGTTCTGGATCTTCTTGGAGTTGAGCCAGCAAACTGTATCTTCGTTGATGACAG GTTGGTAAATATTGAGGCAGCTAAAGATGCAGGGATGATTGGTTTGCATTTCAGAAACGCAGAGACTCTTAAAGAAGATCTGATTTCTTTGGGAATTGAGGTAACAACTTCTGAAGTTGCATAA